TAAGTGACAAGAATACCCGGTACTTTATAAAGAACACTTCCtttcatttgatccttacaaaCATTGTATTAGGGAGTGGATGTAAATaccagccccattttacagagaaggaaatggagccATCAGAACATTAAAATTACTTTCCCAGGATCACAGCAGTAGCATGGTGTAAAGCTGGGGCCCAGCTCAGTCTCCTGCTCTTTCCTCCTCTACCCTTTCTCATTTGAAGGCCACTGTGAACCCTGAACGGAAGCTGTGAACAGAGATCCCAGGAGAGGCTTGTGCTGGAAGGCTGGCCTTTGTTTCCCTGTGTGTTCTAGTCTTAGGCTGTTTCTGTGtatcaattttctcatctctaaaatgggatcTGGTTAGTCTTTTTCCAGTCTTGTTCAAGACAGTGTAAACAATAATGGAGTTTTAATTTAATGAGAATTTTGAGCCTGGGGGTAAAAATCTATTTACAGTGTAGTTCTTACCTTATATGTTTTTAGAAGGGGGAAGTggctcttttcttttgctttacatCAAAGACAATAAACAAGCTTGAAGAGGAAAGTAAATAGGTGGATGAGGTATCCTCCATCATTGAAACACAGGGAAGTATCTCTTTAATTATTCTTAATAAACTTTGTTGGGCCAGGTGGAGGACTCAGgatttgtttctcttccttcataTTGCCTCCTAGCTTTgcaatttcttctcttctcattgagtttttttttcatgtacttattggggTATGATAATAGATAGGCTGATTTCTTTAAGAGATGTAGTGTTATCAGTGTTTGACTGCTAAGATTAAATTCAACCATAAATTAGGACATAACATTTCCTAAagacattttatgttttaatcagTGCTGAGATGAGAAAGATAAATAACTACTAAAGTAGCaataaagtgaagaaaatgaacCAGTGTTATTACTTAGTAttatgcaagaaaagaaaagaaaattatttgttaagtatatataaataaatactagttaGTTAGTTACCAAATAAAGGTAAGAACTTTAGCTCATTAATGTGATTTCTTGTGTCTTATGTGACCTGGACTCAGGACTTTGTTGGTGGCACCCACAAGACTGCTACTGTTATCTAACCAATGCTCTTCCTTTCCTGCCAGTATCATAATACTTCAGggcatgtattatttttcacaaTATTGCATTTGCAGGTACTTCACAGGGACAGGAGGCAACACTTTGATCTCCACTACAACCCTGCCCACCTCTTCTTGAGACCATTTCTTTGAGTTTGAGTTCTTTGAGTTCTTGAGACCGTTGCTTGAGTTTCACTGCCTCTTGTCCCTTCTCGTCTCTGATCCGATCCAtgcctgccctcaaagagctctCTCAGCACGACCCGTGTGACACCTTCTCTCTTTCGCCTCAGAACTTTCACCACCACTTTTTCTCATCCAAGTCCCTTTTTGGGTTTTGTCTTCTGGCATTTACGCCCATATCCAATATTTACAGTTCCCAGCTAACTTAGAGGAAACCACAGCGAGGTTACCTGGTGCCTCCTCTGGGAAAGATCTGTGCACTAGTGTTGAACCCTTTTCAGCTTTGGTTCCCTCTGCCTTTGACCCTGTGGTCCATGCTGACTTCTTGAAAGAATTTCTGTAACTGACACGACATGCCGAAAGGACTACAGTCCTCCCATGTCAGATGTTCCTTTTTACCATCTCTCACCTTTTTCCTCTCCTCATGGACAGGTCTGTCTGGGGTGTGGATGCTAACTAGCCCTCAGCATCTAATGCTGAGCTCCCTCCTGTCACGTGTCAAATAAGCATGAGCCTTAGAACTGGCCGTGTCTTTTGAGACTGTAGTGTCCACGCCTCTCATTTTTAGGTGAGGTATATATGGCGCTTAGAGAGACTGGGTTTTGTTTGAGGACGCGTAGCAAGTGTGGAGCAAGCTCAGGACTGGCATCCTGGCCTCTTGACTCTTAGTCCATCCCGTAGCATTTACACTACACGTTCCTTCCATTTGGCCACCATtgggcagaaactctgcaggctgTGTGGGTTTGGAAGACTTACACTGGCTGCTTTTTAGAGACTTTAATAGATCACCGGCCAGCTCCAGTAGACGATCCCTTGTATGGTCCCACACCAGCTTTGGGCTATTACTGATCTTTATCAAAATCACAAAGAACAAAAAGCAGGGGGTCAGACTAGATAGAAATGCTACATTTCTGAAATtagaaacaacaaaattaaaaagacaaaattaaaaggtaaatggCAAAgtggaaaaattacaaaatttgtaTCAGGAAAAAAGGTTAGAATCTTTGCTATTTGATTCTTAAAAGAATCAGATGAGCACCCCAGAAGAAAAGTGGGGATAGGACATGTGACATTAAGAGTAGATGATtcacaaaagaaagcaaataaataaatagccatgTGAAAACAAAAGATCAATCTCATTGTGAAGCAAAGAGAAATCATTTGTGCttattaaatgggaaaatattttgaattatgttCATGGTCGTGTTGATGAGGATGACGTAAAATATTCTCTCATACATGTTGGTTCTGGAAGGATTAATTAGTTACAGCAAGAATGATACATACATACTATGGAATTGTACAACCATTAAAACTGTTTTAGGAGAATTTTATATGACACAGAAATGCTCACAAGTTGACTTGTACCtagttaagtggaaaaaaaaggtACTAAAATAAcgatattctaattttttaaatgatatatgtgtatatgggttttttaaaaagctgtaaggAAATACACCAAATGTTAAAAGTGTTTATCATCAGATAGGATTATGAatgattattcttttctttaaattttttttatgttctgtAATCAATgtgtactatttttaaaattagaaaaaaagaaattaaacattttttataagaGGGGTTGGGACTTCACCTTCAGATCACATGTTCTTTGCAGATCTGCTGGTTCTTCTCTGACCTTTTAAAAAGCTGTCTCCTGCTCCTCGATTCGCAAAAGCATGTCTCTATAGTAAAGTAAAGGCCACGTGGCACCGAGAGCATAGCCCCAGCCTGGGAGCCAGGACgaatcactgtgctgtgtgtGCATGTCCTCGTGGCCTGAGGAAgccactgccccaccccctcccctgggggGCTTCTTCATTTACAGAGTGAAGGTGTTGGCTCCTAGTATCTATAAGGCCCTGTGCAGCTCTGAGATTGGATCATTCTCATTTTTCCCCAAGCTCTTCAgcactctcctttccttcttagGCCCCCTTTATATCTTCTCACTGATCTAGGTTGAGAGGCAGGACCCACTTTATGATCTGACTCTGGGAAGTTTTGTTGTCTTTGGTAAAAGAAACGAACAAACAAACCCTCCAAAGATACTTTCTAAAACCTTCAGGGAGTTGATTTTTCTTAGCAGGTATATTATTCTCTATTACAACTATTCCATACGTGTGCATACATGTTTAGGCTCTAGAAcaagggtcagcaaacattttgcTAAAGGACCAAAAAGTaactattttaggctttatgggcCACACAGTCTCTGTGACATgttctcctcctttttttcctttaaacaaccCTTTTAAAAGGTGTGAAATTCATTCTTAGCTCGCAGGCCATAAGCAGGCCATAATCTGCTGACCTCTGTTCATAACTTTAGAGGAACAAGGAATTATTTTGTCATACCCAGTGATACTtgtaaacttgtttttcttttctcatatttctaAGACAGTTCTTCAGACTATAAATAAAGTAATCCTTCAAGATGACAAAAGAGAATTTATATAATGGCTAACCAAAAGCACATTATTTTGTCCAGTTCATCAAATGTCTGTGTAACCAAAAGCTCTAAGATGGAATCTGCATTATAGGGCTGTTTTAAGTTGTTCTTTATAGCATGTTCTTTATATTATTCCTGAAAATACCTTAGAATCCTAGATTTGGGTgaagattttaagaaaactgatCCTCATGTTTTTAGCAGGGCTATATCCAGTGCTTTAAACTCTCTCTTCTAAACATAGTGGTCAAGAGCACAGATTTTATAGTCAAACAGATCTGAGTTTGGTCCCAACTTGGTCATTTATCAACTATGTGGCCTTTTCAAGTTAGTTAGCTCTGCTAAGCCTTGGTCTTCTCATCTCTAAAAGGAGGACAGTAGTAGCTTGTGTCTCCTCACAGGGCAGCTACAAGTGTCAAAGGAGAGCAGACTTATAACACAGTCTGGGCACTGCTCTTGGCACACAGGAGGCACTCAGTTGATACAGGattattattatcccttttagttttaaaagaatattcagtGTTCTTCTGGAACtaattatctcttttaaaatatttttatttatttggttgtgctgggtcttagttgcgtcaggcaggctccttagttgtggcatgcatgtgggatctagttccccgaccagggatcgaaccccgggaaccctacattgggagcgtggagtcttaaccactgcgccaccagggcagttCCTATAATCCTAAATAGTAGTCAGTTTCAGGAAGTGTTTCCATAACTTACCCACATCTCATCTACTCTAGAACTTAAACCCAGTCTGCTGAACCTgtagtccatttctttttatttaatcttcattagacattaaaaaaaactagtAATGACCccctgaagaataaaaatagaatattttctcattctagtTCTGTTAACCTTTTGCCATAAGTCTGATTTCCCTGTACACtagttatttttatgtttcaactTTCCCCTTCCTGTGCTTTTCTGTAGTTGAAGAGCAAAGAGCTGGACACAGTATCCTAACCAAGGACTTCATCATCATTTCATTCctccattcagtaaatatttacagagTACCTACCATGTACTAAACACTGTGCCTGGAGCTAGACATACAGCTTGAACAAGACCAAGTCCCTGCCCTTGTTGAGCTTAGGCTCTCACAGGAGAGGTAGACAAATgagatgtgaaaaataaacagGACACTTTTTAGTGTAGTGTTTGAAGGAATTGGAAAGGGGTGATGAGCTAGCAGGTGACTGAGTTTGGGGAACAGACACTTGGGCAGGAAGATCAGGGAAGTCCTCCGTGAGCAAGTCAGTTGAGCTGAGACTTGACTTATCACAAGTTGGCCATGCAGAGAGCTAAGAGAAGAGTGCTCTAGGCTAATGAACAGCAGTGGTAAAGGCTGTGAAGTGGGAACTATCTTTGGGTGTTTGAGGAACTGAAAAACGGCAGTGTAAGTCTGAAATCTGGTGGTGGATAGTGTGCAGGGTGTTGGGAGAAGGTATGGCTAGCAATGAGGCAGAGAGGTAGGCGGGAGCCAGGAACTACTGGGCCTCGGTGACATGGAATTTATGCTAAGAATGAtaggaagccattggagggtttaaGTCAGGGAATAAAATAACTTggtttatatttttgaaagaccACTCTAGGTACTGTGAGAATGGACTATAGGGGGGACAGGAATGAGGCAGGCAAGGAGAAGCAGACAGAGAAAACTGCAAAGGAGCTGCAGtgaggcagaaagaaaacaaggagagGGTTTTCATGGAAGCCTAAAGAAGACAGTCTTTCAATATGGGCTGAGGGGAGATGAGAGTGGGCAGTAGACACTACGCAAGACAGATAAGAACAGAAAAGTGACTACTGGCAAGGTGGACCTTACTGATGACCTTGCTGAGAGTCAATTCGGTGGAGCAGTGGGAGAAGGGAATGGAGGGTGAGGTAATAGGGATGGCAATAAACATAGAAGATGAAAGGAGTGTCTccaggaagggaggcagagaAATGGCAAAGAGGCTAGAGGGCTCAAGGTCAAGGGAGGATGATATTAAGGTATGCTTGTTTGCACGTTGGAATGACTCCACAGGAAGGTAGGATTTGATAATGCAGGAGAGTGGATCGTTAAAGGACTGTGTCCCTGATATGAGAGAGGGGCTTGGCCCTGGGACTCAAGTGGAAAGTTGGCTTTAGGTAGGAACGAGGTTAGTTCTTCCATTGCAGCAGAGTATGTAGATTGACTGAGATGAAAATGCAAGTATTACCTTCATGTTCACAATCCTTGCATTTCACTGGATCTTTGTGGTATATTATGGCCCTCTAGTTCTTTTTGTGCTGTTGTGCTGATTTATTTgtgcaatatattttttctccctctccaggCCATGTATCTCACATACAGATCTGTTTACATGTCTGCTCTCCCACTAAACTGGCATCTCTTCAACAAGAGTGGTTATCTTTGTATCTCCAGACACAGCTCAGTGTTTGGCAAGAACTGAGTTGAAGGGATGACAGCTGCATCAGTACAAAGGACTCATGTAACAGCTACACAAACATGCAGTAGAAAGGAAAGTAATTTGAGAGCATGTAAAATTAGATGTTTGCATtacttagaagaattaatatggtTTCTCTTATCTAAGTTGAATAGTTACTGATTACCAGAGCTGAGGAGTAGCTAAGGGTGAAAAAAGGACCACCTCACTACCACATAGAGgaaggtgggattttttttttttttgaaaattctcttaagaatgtcttttttttttaatttattttgttcaagtatagtgatttacaatattgtgttaatttctgctgtactgtgaagtgattcagttatatgtatatatatacacacacacacatacatacatatatatatatacattctctttcatattcttttccattacggtttatcataggatattgaatatagttccctgtgctatacagtaggaccttgttgtttatccatcctatatataatagtttgcatctgctaaacccaaactcccaccctgtccctcccccatccctcctcccccttggcaattcactctctatgtctgtgagtctgtttcatacctaagttcatttgtgtcatattttagattccacatataagtgatatcgtatggtatttgtctttctctttctgacttacttcactcagtatgataatctctgggtccatccgtgttgctgcaaatggcattatttcattcttttttatggctgagtagtattccattgtatatatgtagcacatcaaGAAAGTGGTGTTCTAAAAGCCCCTTTGAGTAGGGATGAGTTAGTGTCTGGCATGCTGTGGTGGAAAAGACAGTTCTAGGTTCAGGAGAAAGTGATACCCAAACCTATATGAGATAAAGCAAATCCCAGAATGGTGAGCTTGCTTGTGGGCGATCTCAGTAGCAGGGGAAGTCTTGTGTTTAGAACAAGAGTAGACATGCAAGAGATATGACCTAAACAGATTTGTGCTGAAATGAGTGAGAACAACTTTACAGAAAATTTCAGTTTAGCATATGTAGCTCTTTCCCAAGTGCTTTCTACTCGGATTGGGGAAAAagacacaacaaaacaaaacaggtaacTTTCCCCTTCAACATTATACAGCACATCCTAAATGAAACATGACTTTCTGAGTTACAAGCTGCTGCCCCTGGCAAAGAGGCTGGTTGTAAGAGCATAATCTCAATGTGTGCCCTGAAATTAATGTTCTGTGGGCGCTCCAGGTTTGTGTGACATACTGTAAGTTATATCCAACCCAACTGTTCTTCTAACTGCCTGCATTAAGTATCATGAAATGAGTTCCCCTGAAAGGAACCATCTGAATAAAGAAGCTTTTATGCCTTTATAACTCCTTACTGCATGACCCCAGGTCACCACTGTTGGTATTAGGAGCTTTCTCTCCCACTTTTTACTCTTCTTGCCTTTAATGGATGGACAGAATCCACATCAGGCTCTCTCTCAGCTTCCAGGTGCTGGCAAATGGTACTGCCATCCCCGTtgtgggggaaggaggcaggcaCTGGCATCTCCATCATGTCTCTTCTCTTCCCAGGATGTCAACTGGAGAAAGGTCACAGTCAGAGCTGCCCACCCCACAGAGTTCGTTTTCTCCAGATTCATTTAAATGCTGCCTTCATCTTTCCCTtggatttttacttttcaaaacattttccatTGTGcggcctcattttattttatattgagatGACAACCTAACATCTCACCAAGTATCAACTGGGAATACAATTCTGCCCTCACTGTGCTGTGCCATCTTGCCAAGTTCTGTTTTTGTTACTCAGCTTTCATTCAGAAAGGAATTTATTTGAGTTATATGATGCCACGGTTGTCTCCTTAAAGAAGGCTAGATGCTTGCACATCTTGGGAAAGTATCTGTGAATGTACTTGAATCTTCCAGATTAGGTgccattcctcttttctttcctttccctttcacaTCATCATAGGGTCCCCTCATGTTAGAATTCAATCTTCCTATTTTGCCTGTCCCTTCTCAGTGGGATTTTACTGAAGGGGTCCTTGCcttctgtctttatttccttttacctGAGAGAAGCTGATGCAAGGGAAAAGGCATTTTTGAGTCTAAACATAAGGCTACTGCCGTTAAGAGAATTTTTACACTGCAGAAGATGCCCAGGTGTTAGTTTACTTCCGCAGGAGGATTTTGAACAGGCTTggattcagaaatgaaaattcttgtTCCAGGGTGTGTTGATCGAGCAGTAATGGCGGCATCAGTGGCCCCATCACACAGATGTGGTTCAGAAAGGGTGTTTCCTTTTACAGCAGTGATTCAACTCTCAACTTGGCTTTTAAAATGGTggaaaattttgaagaaatgagatttttttctctaaagattTTAATAGATGCTGACAGAGTGGAGCCAGCAGCGCCAGGATGGTGCTGCTGGAGAGGGAGCAGTTCCTGACAGAGCTGACCAGCCTCTTCCAGAAGTGCCGGTTGTCGGGCAGCGTGTTCATCACCCTGAACAAGTATGATGGTCGAACTAAACCCATTCCAAGGAAGGGTTTTGTGGAGGGCTTTGAGCCCTCAGACAACAAGTGTCTGTTAAGAGCTACCGATGGGAAAAAGAAGATCAGCGCTGTGGTGAGCTCCAAAGAAGTGAATAAGTTTCAGATGGCTTATTCAAACCTATTGAGAGCTAACATGGATGGGCTGGAGAAGAGGGACAAAAAGAGCAAGAGGAAGAAGAGCAAAGCAGCGCAGTGAAGGGCACCAGATCTCCCGCTTTCACCAGCTAACCCCTGAACTGctgtttttcctttggtttttactTCTGGCCACAAAGCTGGGTTTCTGATTCCCCTACAATAACTGTTTTCATGTGAGATTAGGGTCATTTTTGGATGGAAGAAGGGCTGTAGTGTTTACAGGGTAGTTACAAGAAGCCAGTTTATTTTAGATCTGGCTAAGTGGTCTGTGTTGTGTGGTTGTATGTTTCTGGATAATAGTTTACAGTCTCTGTAGCCATCTGTGAAGAGCACTGTATCATTAAACCTGTATTTGTCAGCACTGACCatcttttattattccttttcccACCCCATAAAAAGTTTCTGGCAATAGCTCCTCATTCTGGAACTATGTGATTATGAATAGGCTTTAGGCCTTGTCTTATGGGTTACTGGAATTGAAACCTgacaattttataaaaagttgTGTTATTTCATGGGTATTTTTCCCAACTTGCTGTATAATTTTATCATCATAGTTCCTTTAGCAAATTTGAATGAATTCTCATAGCCAAATGAGAGTTTGCTTAACCAAACTAAGGACAAGCCTATTACAAAATCATCAAGAATAAAGATtccaagttggaaaaaaaaaagattttaataactTTGCCATTGGACTGTCAGTTTAATCACTGCCTCACATTTGTCATGTAACCAATTTATGTTTTTACCAACATGAAGGACAATATTCGTtttatgttttctcctttctgtctttccattttttcccattaCACTGTGAATTATCAGATAAACTTAAATAGGAAGGTTGATGCTAGGTTAACCAGAGTTTGGGTAACCCTGTGTGTGtgagaagctgggggtggggtggggtggggactgaATGGGTTGTGTGTCTGAACTATGATCATGTTGATGTGTTCCACATTGGGCCCCTGTCGGCTTCTACTTACCTTTCGTCGTATATTTGGAAACTACCTTATAGCCAGAACAAAGCCCAGGGAAATCTCCACTATTATAGTTTTGGTCATGTTCTTGTAGtttccatctgaaaacaacaCAGTCTAGAGAGAACTTTTTGAACTTTTTGAGAACTCCTGAGACTCTTATTTTGTCTTTGCCTGCAGCCAAGATAATTGAAGCATTGTCGGTCTATTTCAGGGGCACATCTTCAGGTAGCATGTGATACTATTTGGGATGTTCTGATAGAACAAAGGGAACACAATTTGTAGCTGTTCCTGCAGCGATAATTCTGGTTCTATGtatgatgaaaatgaaatggaattttaGCACACAAGACATACCAAGGCAACTTAGTCATTAACAGTAGCAGCCTCTCTTGTAATTTCCAAAGTCTCCTCTGATTTTTAGTGTGTCGATTGTTCATTCCCTTCTTCAAGGAAATCAAGATTCCTCAGCCTTTCCCTGCAGTGGCTGAAATAGATTCACACAGAGTTTGAAAGTGAGTGAAATAGGTCAGAGCCCATCCAGAAGCTCAGGGCCCacatttcttccctcctttattctTCTGCTTTGTCTGCTTGTACACATTGCCTCTCAgtgaagagacaccagagatggtCCTCTAAGCAGAGAATGGGAATAAACAGAGTCAGATTCAGTCATGCAGAAAGGGTTGTAAATGAATGATGAGATTCGGCGCCATCCTCACTGCCAGCTGTgtaattctgttaaaaaaaatgggagaCAGGATAGAGATGGTCAAATCATGCTAATAAGTCTATTTATCAAGCATCCACATGCCCAGAGATGCCTAAAAGACCAGAAAATGGAGGTGTCAGATGAAATATGTGGGTAAATTAATATGATattcaaatcaataaagtaaacacaaaatattttaaagatggtCAGGCTCATGAAAGCACAGTACTCACAAATCTATAACCTTCCTCTGCACATGGCCCCTC
This is a stretch of genomic DNA from Balaenoptera musculus isolate JJ_BM4_2016_0621 chromosome 11, mBalMus1.pri.v3, whole genome shotgun sequence. It encodes these proteins:
- the LOC118904036 gene encoding signal recognition particle 14 kDa protein-like, with amino-acid sequence MVLLEREQFLTELTSLFQKCRLSGSVFITLNKYDGRTKPIPRKGFVEGFEPSDNKCLLRATDGKKKISAVVSSKEVNKFQMAYSNLLRANMDGLEKRDKKSKRKKSKAAQ